Genomic DNA from Prunus persica cultivar Lovell chromosome G1, Prunus_persica_NCBIv2, whole genome shotgun sequence:
AACAGTGTAGCATATACATCATTCACTTTTAGTCCTTTATTTCATGGCTTTTTCTTGGCAGAAGTATGGAGACCCGACACTCATGAGGTTCTTGATTGCAAGATCAATGGACCCGGACAAAGCAGCAAAAATGTTTGTTCAGTGGCATAAATGGAGGGCCTCGTTTGTTCCAAATGGGTTCATTTCTGATTCCGAAGTAAGTGATGCATTGGAAGACAGAAAGATTTTTTTGCAGGGTTTGTCTAAGGATGGATACCCATTGATGATTGTGAAAGCAAGCAAGCATTTTCCTTCTAAGGATCATCTCCAATTCAAGAGTAACTCGCTATTTCTATAAcctcattattttctttagtTTGTGCGCCTGTCAGTGTATAATAAGTTTCTTCCGTTTTagtcttttaattattttcttcttgattCGATGCCTTCTGATCTAAAACTGTCCCTTTGTGTACCGTCTTTAAACTGCATTAAAAGATAAGTTCAAACATAAAAGCTTTACTGAGTTGGAAAATATGACTTTTGAATGTTGGCTGGggtcttttgttttctcatcGGCTGTAAGTATATACTGTCAAAAGGCAATAATATAGCTCGCCAGAACTTTGGTGAAAGTGGGTTTTGCTCCAGGCAACACTGTTTGTTGGTCACAGTTTTCGAAGTTACAACAGGAAGGGCAGATcttcaactttttatttttatttttctcttaacATATATCCACTAAGACTTTGTCAACTGGATGGTGGGGACTGATAGGTTTAATCCCCACAACCGCTGCAATTATTTGATTTAGAATACACTACAGTAATAAATATTGTGGACCAGTAGAGAAAGTCAAGCATGAAtaatagaaagaaaatattggATGCAAATCGAAAtttaaacttttcttttcatgaCAAGTCATTGGTGAGTTATTgtttcacttttgttcttctcttgttGCAGAATTTGTGGTTCATCTGCTTGACAAAACAATTGCAAGGTACCTCTCAATTTAACTAAAATTGATGTCTCTTCAAAACATAACTAAAGTAACCTTTTAATGAGGTGCTTGAAAGGCATGATTGATGAAGCAAGAATGCCTGTCATACTCAGGATTATGATTCTTTAGAGATAGCGATTGTCATAGAAATGTTGTCCATGCTCCTTTTTGTCCGAGTATTGtcttttaaaatagtatacaTGTTCCTGCAATGCCAGTGCGGTCAAATTGTTGATAGAAGGATTCGATGTTAGGCGAGATGTGCAATTTATGTCAGAAATATTTATAAGTGATCTACTAGATGAGAAAATTTGTTGCTCTAAACCTGAAAATCCATTGACGGATGGAAGCActgttaattttaattgatgtatcTTTGTTTTGCTTGTCTAGCTCTTTCAGAGGACGAGAAATTGGAAATGAAAAGTTGATTGGCATTCTTGATTTGCaacaaatttcatacaaaaatgtTGATGCACGTGGATTAATCACTGGATTTCAATTTCTACAGGTGACTCtaatacttttcttttctagaaTTTAGCGTGGGAAAACTTTTTAAGAGGCAGAGAACAAGAATAGTTTAAAAGGAAATAGTCAGGAAAACATGGTGATGGTTTACTTATATGATTTCTCCTGTCAAACTTGCACAGATATTTAAAAGGTGCTGCAGCTGCATGCATAGTGCAGTGTACAATCCTAATAAGTGAACTATACATGTTCAAGCAATTGTATCCAATAACTTCAGAGTTCTTTTGATACATTTTGCGCTTCTCTTTTCCTGCTGCTAAGCTTCTCAATAAACTGATGTAGCTGTTATCTCGCTTCTTTATCTTCTTACAAACTGTCGACTATGCATAACCTTAAATGTCCACTTCAAAATTCTGGTGTAAATGTGATTAGAATCCCTCCACGAAGATTAAGACACTATTTTGGGTAGGGAGCAAAACCTGTGTGTGTTATAAGAATCCCCTGGTCTGCGGAGAGAATTTTTTTCGCTATACAATAAATGTTACTTAATTGCTTAAAATTTGTGCAGTCTTACTACCCTGAGCGGTTAGCAAAGTGCTTCATCTTAAACATGCCATGGTTCTTTGTAAGTGTCTGGAGAATGGTTTCTCGCTTCCTTGAGAAGGCAACAGCAGAAAAGGTATGTTTTACTGCCATGGTTCTCCATAATGTTAAAGCATTTGTAGTAGTTATCTAAGTTTGTGATCGTGACTGCAGATTGTAATTGTGAGCAATGAGgatgaaacaaaaaacttcATAAAGGAAGTTGGTGAAGAAACCTTGCCAGAAGAGTATGGTGGACGAGCAAAGCTTGTACCTCTCCAAGATGTTGTACTGGCACCAATGGAGGATTGACTCTACAAATAAATCGGGTCGCTCTCGCAGTCCTATCTATCTTCGAGGCAGACTCGGAATACCTGTCGACAAGACAAAGATAACCGGTGGTAGGCAGTTTCAGCCTGGTTCTCCTTGTGACGAGTAGCAATTAGTGGTACATGTACGAGGGGAGGGCTTCCTTCTCATACCCTCCTCATGTTCATGTAATATAACAACGAAAGGTACTCCATGTAAAAGATAATATTTGAGCTTAAATATTTCTTGTTAACCTGTTATGTTTACTTGAAGGCTGATGCTTCTgtccaaaattcaaaatgaatgaGGACATTGGAGCAATTGAAGTATTTAATGATCATGGTACTCTGGGTTCCTTGtcaaacttttctttctttgtttccttgatttatttttttaattttttggtttttaacaTTGCACCCACTCCACACTTGACAACCAACTCTGACCGGCGCATATACAAGGAAGGAGGACATTCTGTTCAGGCTATGACATTActgatttttttctcaaaaacagTCGTCCTATATATAAGCAAGCACACAgctatgaaataaaaaaaagatttgattttattgctGAAGGGTAActgacccaaaaagaaaaggaaaagcaaaaggcaaaagaaatcTATTTTTAGCTCGACCGTTAAACTAATTTATTATAGTAAAGAAGTAAAACTGAATCCTGTGTGCATATACCACGTGCTGTTTCAACTGCGACAGGACACCGTATATATTAGGAAGAAGGGGTTTAAGTGAACacaacaaaactcaaaaccccACTCCGCCGCCACAACACTCTCATCTGTTACacaacaaaactcaaaaatcc
This window encodes:
- the LOC18791544 gene encoding CRAL-TRIO domain-containing protein YKL091C isoform X1; the protein is MEKNQEIALTEMRKSVQKLGTSTEKYGDPTLMRFLIARSMDPDKAAKMFVQWHKWRASFVPNGFISDSEVSDALEDRKIFLQGLSKDGYPLMIVKASKHFPSKDHLQFKKFVVHLLDKTIASSFRGREIGNEKLIGILDLQQISYKNVDARGLITGFQFLQSYYPERLAKCFILNMPWFFVSVWRMVSRFLEKATAEKIVIVSNEDETKNFIKEVGEETLPEEYGGRAKLVPLQDVVLAPMED
- the LOC18791544 gene encoding CRAL-TRIO domain-containing protein YKL091C isoform X2 — protein: MEKNQEIALTEMRKSVQKLGTSTEYGDPTLMRFLIARSMDPDKAAKMFVQWHKWRASFVPNGFISDSEVSDALEDRKIFLQGLSKDGYPLMIVKASKHFPSKDHLQFKKFVVHLLDKTIASSFRGREIGNEKLIGILDLQQISYKNVDARGLITGFQFLQSYYPERLAKCFILNMPWFFVSVWRMVSRFLEKATAEKIVIVSNEDETKNFIKEVGEETLPEEYGGRAKLVPLQDVVLAPMED